The region CCGGAAGAGCTTTTAACAGAAGATGAGATAAACAAGATGATTAATGCGGCAGAGCATCCCCGTGATAAGGCTCTAATTTCCACTCTGGCGGATTCTGGATGCAGAATCGGTGAACTCCTGACATTAAGGCTTAAACACCTTATTTTTGACAAGTATAGCGCTGTTTTGACGGTTAATGGCAAAACAGGGATGAGAAGAATCAGAGTTATCGGAGCTACTCCTTATCTTGCCTCATGGAAAGATGTTCATCCTGACAAAGATGATCCTGAAGCGCCTTTGTGGGTTGTGAGGGGCACTACAAAAGAGATAGCAAAAGACAAAAACAAGTTAAAAAACTATAAATTTAATTGGGGTTATTCTATAGGCTACAGAGGAGCTACAAAAATGCTTCAAAAACTGGCAGAAAAGGGTAAAATAAAGAAAAGAGTCAATCCACATTCTTTCAGGCATGCAAGGGCAACTTTTCTTGCTAATAAGTTAACAGAAGCGCAATTAAAGGAATTGTTCGGCTGGACCCAGTCCTCGGATATGGCAGCTGTTTATGTCCATATGTCCGGCAGGGACACTGATAAGGCATTACTTAATGTCTATGGCCTGGCACAAGATGAGGAAAAAGAAAGAAGCAAGTTTGAGCTTCGGAAATGCTCAAGATGTAGCAAACAAAATCCTGCTACAGCTACAATATGTGAAGCTTGCGGCGGAGCGCTTGACTTGAAAGAAGCTATGAAAATAGATACCGAACAAAAAACCGTTATGGATATGCTAATAAAGATGCAAAAAGAGCAAAATGAAATGAAAAATGCATTTGAAAAATTGTCTGGCAAAAAATTTGATGTTATTCTGCCTGTAAATAAAGAAAAAATGATTAGGAGAAAATCCAAATGAGTATTCCAATTGCAAAAACAGAACGAGAAAAGGGATACATCTACTTCCTTGACTCGGATGGCGATATATCAAGATGCCCGATGGCTAAAGGTGGGCAAACTTTTAAGCATCTGAAAGAAAAAGTTGCAAAATTGGGCATCAAGAAGGAAAAAGGGTGTCTTTATTATTTAGACAGGGAAGGCAATCTGTTAAAAAGTCCAATGTTTCAGAAAAAGAAAGAATTCAACGATAAAGACCCCTATGAAAAAGGAGTGGCTTTTGAAAAATACATAATCAATCTTCTGCCTGAAAACGAATGGAGCATTGTTGATTACACAAAAGATACTATAAAAGGCATTCCAAGAAGAAT is a window of bacterium DNA encoding:
- a CDS encoding tyrosine-type recombinase/integrase, with the translated sequence MAIERIKKSDISETNKETILKFCEDCSVKGLSKPRVLFYLNRLLSIGKMLGKDFAEAKKEDIKKLVQEVNNREHSENTKKDSRIAIKRFYQWLRGIEEKGVYPDEVKWIPTTLKQDKHILPEELLTEDEINKMINAAEHPRDKALISTLADSGCRIGELLTLRLKHLIFDKYSAVLTVNGKTGMRRIRVIGATPYLASWKDVHPDKDDPEAPLWVVRGTTKEIAKDKNKLKNYKFNWGYSIGYRGATKMLQKLAEKGKIKKRVNPHSFRHARATFLANKLTEAQLKELFGWTQSSDMAAVYVHMSGRDTDKALLNVYGLAQDEEKERSKFELRKCSRCSKQNPATATICEACGGALDLKEAMKIDTEQKTVMDMLIKMQKEQNEMKNAFEKLSGKKFDVILPVNKEKMIRRKSK